One uncultured Carboxylicivirga sp. genomic window, AGGATCGGAACCCGACATGTACCATGCTGCGATTCCTTTATTTGTCATTTCATTTCTTAGTTGTTGCAGACGATTCTTTATGATGTTTTCCATGGTTTCTATACTTGTGGTGTTTAAAAAATAAAAGTCAAAGGTGAAAGCTTTGACTTTTATTCGAAATCTAATTTAGCACTTAATATTAATTATAAACCAATTATCTTTTAATGGTTCGAACACTGAATACAGGACCTGCCCGATGGCCTTCATGAGGTACCAGTTTTACCTTTACTTTTCCACCATTGACGGTTAAATTATCGGGTAATTCATATACCTGGTAAAAGAATTCTCCGGGGCGTTTATTCTTCAGGTTTTCAGTTACCAGTTTTTGGTCATTAACAAAAATATCGAAGGTAAGTGACCACGGGAATCCGCCCCAGTATTCAAATACCAGTGCCATGGGTTGGCCCGAGTAGACTGTCATGTCAAACGAGAACCATCCGCCTCTGTCAGCCTGACGGTATCTTTTTTGCTTAAACTGATCAACAAATACTTTGTCACCTTCATAATTATGATCTCTTTCCGGCTGCATTTCACCCAGTTGAAAGAAATCAATGGTCATGTTATCAATCTTCTTCTTCTGGTCTTGTTTTGCTCTGTATTCAGCTTGTTTCTCGTCCCAGTCGGCCTGGTCAAACAAATCGAAGTAAACAGAGTATCTTCTTTCATGCGTTTGATAAAATGGTTTGAAAACCACATCGCGAGGTCGACCTACATCATGTGTCGTAAAAGTATTTACTTTTCCTTCGACCGGTTTCATCCAATCAGATGGATTGCGCGATTCGCTCATTAATACCGGCACATACATCAGCTCACTTACCTTAAGATCATCTTCAGGACCTAAATCGCCTGCCAGTACCAATGGCCCATACATAATGGCTACACGGTTTGAATCATCAGGCATTGTTTCCAGTCTCAGACTGAATGGCATCTTAAGCTTTACAACATCACCATCCTTCCAATTGCGGTTAATGCTTACAAAACTGCCCGGTTTTTGATTGACAGCAATGGCTTTATCATTCACTGTAATTTCAATCCCTTGTTCAGCCCAATAAGGATAACGTAATTGCAGAGTAAATTCCTTTGGTTTCTCTGTTTTGAATGTTAATTGAGTACCTTGCTCATCTGGATATTGAGTGTCCTGAATGATCTTTACACCTTTGTCTTTCCAGTTTAGTTCCGATGCAATATATTGGCTAATATATAACTCATTGTTGTTATGGTAGTAGATGTTACGACCGTATTTCGAGTGATTCTCCATTCCTGTTCCAACACAGCAGGTGAACCAATGAGGATCCTGATAAACCTTATGACCTCCCATCTCCAGTGAAAGGTTGTAAATAACTCTTCCATCTTCCGGATGTTGAGACGACAGAATATGATTAAAAAGGGCACGTTCGTAAAAATCAGCAACTTCGGGTTGAGCTTCCCAGCTAAACATATGACTCGAAAGCTTAAGCATGTTATACACATTGCAGGTTTCTGTGGTGCCATCGCTTAACTGATCGCGCAGAGAGTCGGGTGCTCCAAAATATTCATGATTACAATGCCCACCTGTTACATACGAATGATGATGAACAACTCTGTCCCAGAAAAATTCTGCAGCACTACGATCTTTCTCGTTTCCGGTTAATTCGTAGATACGTGCCAAACCAACCAGTTTTGGTACCTGCGTGTTGGCATGTTTTCCGGGCAAAATATTCTCGTTAATGGATAATGGATCTAGAATTGACTTATGATAGAAAGCATCCGTCATTTTCATGTAGGTGGTGTCACCGGTAACTGCGTATAACTCAGCTAAAGCTTCGTTAATACCACCATGTTCACAATTCAGCATCAACTGGATTTGGTCATCGCTCAGATCTTTCACAACAGTTTGTAACCAATCGGCAAACTTTTTATTGATCTCAAGAGCTTTTTGATTTCCGCATAATTCATAGGCATCCATCAAACCCATCATCACTTTATGCTGGGTATAATAAGGAACCCAAATGCCGTTTAAGTCAAAACCTTGTGAGCGAATATTACCATTGGCTACTTCTTCTTCCAGAATTCTTTTCCCATCAGGGAATGCACCAATGTACCCATCACCATCTGCTTTCTGACACTCTTCCAATTGATCAACTATGTAATTGGCCCGATTCAGAAATTCTTCGTTACCGGTTGTTTTATACATCATACAGATGGCTGCCAGGTAATGACCTAAACTATGCCCAGCAATGGTGTTATCTTCCCAGCCATGGTAATGTTCGGCTTTGGGTTCTAAACCGGCTTCAGAACGAAATTTGGCCAGTAATCGATCAGGCTCGTAGTTTAAGAGTGATTGCTCATTTAATTCTGTTGCATGCTTAAAAGGGCCATCCAAAAGTTTGACATCTTCCAGCGGAAAAGTGAGCACCTTGAAATCAACTACTTCACGTCCGTCAGTTTCAATTCTTGAATCAGTAGGTTGATTACATGAAATGGCAGAGCACACAAGGCCTAAAAATACAGTGCTTTTTATTAGGTTTTTTAATTGCATAATAATCGTATTTGATTACTCTGTGTAGAGATTTTCTGCACTATGACAGGAAGGACTTTGCTTGAAGTCGGAAAAATATTTACTGACCAACTCATACAGGTCAGGATCATATTTTTTCATGTCATCACGGGTATTAACCCAGTTATGCTTACCATCTGTTTTTGCCACTTCGGCGTTAACATTAAACCAGTTCTGAACGCCTTCTGCCCAGTATTCATAAAGGTTGGTGGCAGCATAGGTGTTTTTATATTTACCTTTAGCTATTGCGTTATCCAAGAGTTTTTGAAGTGTATCGTTAAAGGTTGAATCAATAGGAGCTATACCAATCAGGTGAATAGCATGCGCAAATTCGTGAATGGTAATATCCTCGGCATGGTACTTATCAATCTGATAACAAAGAAGATTCTCCTCGGCACACGTAGTTAAAGGTAAATCCATATCACCACCTAATCCGCGTGCACGAACATCCCAGTTGATTGTTGTATCATTTGCCAGGTGAGCATGTTCAGGTATGTCGGTAGTTCCTTCATAACGTGCCATGATTCCTAAACGGGCTCCGACTTTCACCATTTGGTTTAAAACATCGTCAGGTAGATCAGCAGTCATAAAATCGATGATCTCACATGCTTTCACAAAGGCAGAATCGGGCACACGCCACGAACTCATAATATGAATACCATTGATGTTCGCATATTTTTTGTAAAACGGATCAAGTTTTAACGATGCAGGCGGTACTGTAATAGTATATTTTTCGGATGCACTGTTACTTTCCTTGTTGTTATTGGCACATGATAATGAAAGTATAACAGTCATCATCACGGCTAAAAGTAAAATCGATTTTATGTTCATTCTTCTTTCCTTTAAAAATGGTTAGTTTGTTGCGCTGTTGTACTAACTATTTTAATTTCCATTCCAATATACCAGCTGACTCGCCTTCCTGAAGCTTCGCTTTGATACGAATTGCCGTTGTTTCAACAGGTTTAAAGTTGATGGTATTGTATTGATCTAAATCCACTCCATATTCGTCACTTGTTTCAATTTCGTTCCATTCTCCGGCCTTATTTTTATAAAGGATTGACCAATGCTCAGGTACACGGTAGTTACCATCGTAATGATCCATATTCAGCCAGTAAACCGAAGATTGTGCTATCGTAACAGGTGATTCAAATTCATAGTCAACGGTTTCTTCGCTACCTTCTTTCAACCACCAGTAGAAATATGATTTGTCTACATCACCTGAGTTTTTAGGATCGAATCCATCATTTAAACCGGGAGCCCATCCGCTGGATGCAGTTGGTGTTGCTTTTGATTCCAATGATGGAGCTTGTTTGGCAATAGCTGTTTCTTTATTGGCTGCCAACCAAACCAACATGTTGGAAGTTCCTCGGTTGTTCCATGCATAGTAAGGAATAGCTGTTAACTCAACAGTTTCTTCGTCTGTTTCACCTTTGTCACTACTAATTCGTTGAGCAGGCATTTTTAATTTAACCACTCCCCCCAATAGAGAAGCATCAAATTCATCCGTTACTTTAGCATCAGCAGATGCATAGTTATCGAACATGAAACCATCGTGGTTATCTTTATCCTCGAAACAATATACCACCGGTCCTCTTTGATAAGCTATTTTGTCCTGATCGTAGGTTGCCTTTTCGTTGGCAATAACTTTACGAACCGGCATTGGAAAATCAATAGTGATTTGATCACCAGCGTTCCATTTGTCATTTAATAAGATGTAACCATCTTCGGTTTTGACAGATTCCTTTTCACCATTTACACTTACCGTATATGCATCCTTGTTTTCGTTGGCAAAATGATATAGGTCAGATGGAACAGGTTGATTGTGGGCCCATCCCGGTATTCTGATTTTTAGTTCCATTTTGGTTGATGAAGGCTCATCAATGGTGATAGTAACCTTACCTTCCCATGGATATTTTGTTTCCTGACTAATAGCTACGGTTTCTTCTCCAAATGGAATTTTAGCAGAGCTTTGGGCAAATAAGTTCACATAAATAGTGTGTTTATCGGTAGCATACATATATCCCGGAACTGATGCCATAAAGCGGGTTATGTTGCCCGGGCAGCAAGCACATCCAAACCACGGCGCTCTTTCGTGATTATGAACAGACTCCATAGGGTTATCGTAGAAGAATTTATCACCACTTAATGATACTCCGGAAATTACTCCGTTGTAAAGAGTCCGCTCCAGAACATCGTAATACTTGGCTTCGTGTTCATTCAAGAATAAGCGGTAATTCCAGTACACATTCGAAATGGATGCACAGGTCTCGCAATAGGCAGTCATGTTGTTTAACTCGTAATCAGGACCAAAACCTTCACCCTGAGCACGCGAGCCAATGCCACCTGTGATGTATAACTTTTTAGAAACAACGTTTTCCCAAACGCGTTTGGTAGCTTCCATTAATTGTTGATCGTGAAGTAATGAAGCCACATCTGTAACGCCTGAATATAAATATCCTAAGCGAACAGCATGTCCAACAGCTTCTTCCTGTTCAACAACAGGCATATGATCCTGGCTGTATGCATTTAATTTATGATCATTGGTTCCTTTACCGGTTTCATCAACAAAGTAACGAGCCAGATCAAGGTATTTCTTATCGTTGGTAACTCTGTAAAGTTTAACCAGTGCCATTTCAATAATCGGGTGACCCGAAGGTACATGTTTCTGACCTTCTTTTGGCCCGAATACTTCATTCACCAGATTGGCATTTTTGATGGCAATATCCAGTAGACTCCTTTTGCCGGTTGCCTGATAATGAGCTACAGCCGCTTCGTAAAGGTGACCACTGTTATAGAGCTCATGACTGTTTAAACGATCCCATCGACCTTTACCGTACCATCCGGTTAATCGTTCGCATTTATTGGTTACACAAGTGGTTAGGTAACCATCATCTTCCTGACCTGCAGCTATTAATGTGATCACACTATCCAAATAATTGTCCAAGTCAGCATCATATTGGGCAGCTAAAGTATAGGATGCGCCCTCTAATACTTTATAAATATCTGTATCATCAAAAGGAAAATCACCCTGGTGATCAGTTTTAATTAGCCCACCAGCTAATGCAAAATTATCCAATCTGCCTGTTTCTTCACATTTACCAAAGGCCGAAGGAATAGAAACAGTTCGATTGATTTCAATTTTAGGTGCCCAAAATGCATCTGTCAGCTTTACATCGGTAAATGAAACAGGTGTTAGGGGAGCCTTTTGGTCCTCCTTACTCACGCAAGAAAAGGCCAAAAGGATTAGAATTGAGGAATATATTAAATGTTGTAGTTTCATCAATTTGTGTTGAGTTTATTTCTGATTATTCAACTTCCCATTCGAAAAGTCCAGCGGCATTATCATCCGGAAGTTGAACTTCAATTTTTACAGCTTTTGTGGTTACCGGCTTGAATGAAATGGTGTTAAGTGTTCCTTTCACGATTGGATAATCTGTATCATTTTCAACCGGAGTCCAGTTTCCTTCACTGTCTTTATAGTAAATCTTCCATGCTTCAGGAATTCTGCAACCACCCCACGGAGCATCATCATACCAAATTACAGATGAACTTGAAACCGTATTTTCCTCCTGAAATTCGTATGAAATCCACTCAATTGTTCCTTGTTTTGGCCACCAATGGTAATAAGGAATCGATCTATCGTGTTCATCTTTTGGTATCAGTCTATCGTTAACGGCACTAATAGCTTTTACCATATGCGAAGCATTCACTTTACTTTCGGATGCCAGGGTTGGTTGTTGAACAGGACGTGTTGATCGTAGTTCATTTGAGAACCAGACTGCCATTTCTCCGCTGCCACGGTGAGCCCATGCATAGTAAGGAATAAGGTTCAATTCTACATCCTCTACTTCTATCTTGCCCTCTTTGTTATAAGCAAGCACCTGAGCACTGGTCTGAATCATGTTTAAACCATAAAGCATATCAGGTTTTTCTGTTACCTTAAATTCTGGTTTTTGAGGAATGAAAGCACTTAGCACGCTAAAATCATTATCTGGCCACTCAGCACAATAAACAATAGGTCCGCGTTCGAAAGATACTTTACCCTGATCGGCTTCAACCAATGGATGAGCTTTGACAACACGAGTTTCCATATCAAAATGTACAGAAACTTTATCGCCTTTTGACCATTTGCGCGAAATAGTAAAATAACCGTTGGTTAATTTACTTTCAACAACTTTACCATTTACCATTACAGTGTATGATAAGCGTTTTTTATCAGCAAATGAATATAAATCGCTAGGTACAACCTGACCTTGCACCCAGCCCGGAACACGGATCTTGAGATTGAAGCTTTGTTTTTTCTCAGGATTTACTTCAATGGCAATATCACCATTCCAGGGGTAAGATGTTTTTTGAGTTAGATTTACCTTTTTACTATTTACATCTAATGTTGATGTGTTGGACATAAAAAGGTTCACATATAAATCGCTGTTGTGAACGGCATAGATATAACCGGGAACAGAAGGAATAAAACGTGAAACATTGGATGGACAACAAGCACATCCAAACCAGGCCTGACGTTGGTGCTGACCAATTGATTCCAGTGGGTTAGGGTAGAAGAATCCGTCACCATCTAATGAAACTCCGCTGATTAATCCGTTATAAAGCGTACGTTCCAATACATCGTAATATTTTGATTCTCCATGAAGAAGGAATAAGCGGTAGTTCATGTAAACATTACCAATGGCAGCGCATGTTTCGCAATAGGCCGACATGTTAGGCAATTCGTAATTTTTACCAAAAGCCTCACCATGGTTGGTAGCACCAATACCTCCGGTAATGTATAGTTTTTTTCCAACAATGTTATCCCATATACGATCGATGGCATGAATATATGAAGTGTCGCCGGTTAAAGCTGCAACATCAGCCATACCCGAATACATGTATGCGGCACGTACTGCGTGTCCAACTGCTTCATCCTGCTCCAGAACCGGTTTATGCGATTGGCTGTATTCTGTTTTGATGGTAGTGTAACCTCTTTTATCCAATAAAAACTTAGCCAAATCAAGGTATTTTTGTTCTCCGGTAACCACATATAATTTAGCTAAAGCCATTTCTGCAATCTGGTGACCCGGAACCACACACGCCTGATCGTGACCATCACCTACTTCACGAACAGCACAATCAGCATAGGCTTTTGCAATATCCAAAAAGTTGGTTTTACCAGTAGCCTGGTAATGAGCAATGGCTCCTTCAACCATATGCCCTAGGTTATATAACTCATGACTTAAGTCTTCCTCTTTTTCCCATCTTTTCGAACCTGCCCATTCATGTGGATGTTTAGGATTCATGGTTCTGCTGGTATACAAATATCCATCAGGTTCCTGAGCCGCTTTTACGATCACCAAAATACTATCGATGTAATGATCTAGTTTAGCATCCGGGAAAGTCTGCATTGAATAGCTGGCACCTTCAATGGTTTTATATACATCGGTATCATCAAATGATAAACCTCCAACTTTGATTGTATCATTCGGATGGGCTGCATTGATGAAGTTTTGATACCGACCTGTTTCTTCACATTTACTAAATGCCAATGGTATGGTCACTTCACGACTTGCTTTCAGACGTTGTCCCCAAAAAGCATCGTTAACTTTTACCGAAGTAAAAGGCACTGGAGAGATTGGATATCCACTATTCTTATCTTGCGCGTAGGTTGTAAAAACGATGCAGGACAGAAGTAAGAAGGCAATTTTCTTCATTGTATTTAATTTTTTGATGATTCTGGATTATAGATTGTAAAAATAAGTTGGGGGAGTTACTTATTATGTCACGTTTTCATTAATATTTAGTACAAATGTTTATTATCCCTTATTCTTATTCCTTTTAATTCAATAATATACTGACTTTACATTAAAGAAACGAACATTTGTAATTATTGTAAGCCAACATTAAAGATAAAGGTCACCACATATTGAGAACCCCCTTTAGTATATACCAATGCTTCCTTAATTTGATATGAATCACCTGCAGAACTTTTACCCGGAAACTGACCAATTGAGAATTGCATGACTCCAGCATCCAGCTCACAGTATAACTTACTATCATTGCTTTCTCCCCATTCAATTACTGATCCATTACTGTCGAACCAAAAGCCATATCCGTTGGCGGTTGTTTCATAGTTTAACGATTCATCTGGTTCAATGGCAGCGAAAGCAATTTTACCTTCTGCAGGAGAAGATTTAGCTTCTAATATATTAGAACTAATATCGGAAGGTTGTATTGATAAGGCCTGAGCTACTTTAGCAATATCACCATTGGTAAACAGATTTACAATTTTTCCGGTATAGTTTTCCTTATCAGCCTTAAATTCCAGATTATAAGTCAATGTTAAATTTTCAGGATTCTTATCCGTATCAACTGTTACATTACCCAACAAATCAGTATTGCTAAATTTAACTATATAAGGCCATTGATCATCGTTGCTTTCGATTTCATCCCATGGATGTGCGATATATGTTTTGGGGGCACCGGTTACTACTAACCATAGGCGTTCACAATTGGCCGGGATTATAAAATCTATCTCAGCTGAGGTGTTTTGGTTCATTTCTCCGTATACTCTTTTACCGTCTGTTAACAAAGCAACATATCCGTATCTCCATCCTGCTCTTGCTTGCGAACCAGTGTTATAATGTGTAGTTACTAAGGTAGTTTCATTATCAGCATAATTACCCGGATCATTTGGTGCCAGATCAGATCCCGGCGAAAGAGCTGTAAACATAGTTGTTACAGTAGTTCCTGCACCAGGCACGTTTAAAGGTATCACATTATAACCGGTTGAACCTGGACAATGACTATAGGCAACCTGATAGCTGCCATCTTCTAATTGATAGAACTTATATTTCAACTGACCAATATGGTTTTTTCCATTAGAACGGATCGCATCCAAATCCCACGTAACAAATTTGGTTGCTGCTTCATAAATCTCATCATTAAGATCACTTACACTCAAATCATAAATTCGCATATAGGTCTCTAATGGATCTTCAGGACTGACTGATTCGCGCCAAACTCTTGCAACCGCATCAATGCCATGTTTATCTGTCCAGAAGTAATGCATCCAGTAGCTTGCATATCGTTGATGCTCGTCACATATATGGCGATGGTAATTATTACAATAAACTGAAAAATTATATGATGAAAAGGCTTCCATGGGATAACTCTGAAAAGCTTGCCATTGTGCGGTTTGTTCCCAAAATGCATTCCCTCCATTTCCGCCAAATCCATACCTAAATCCTCGGGTAAAATCGTTTGCTATTTCACCATGGGCCAGTAAGTCGGCATATACCTGGTACTGGAAGCTATGACCGATCTCATGTGCAATGGTTGAACCAACAGGTTTACAAGTAGCCGGGTTCACCCATAAGGCTCCGATTACATCATCATATCCCGCTCCGAAAGCCATCCATTCCTCTGTATAATGTAAATAGATTTGCATTTTATAGGTCTCAAGATTAGTTTTGGATGTTCCTAAGTCTGCAAATTTTAAGGTGTTGATATTAATACTAAAGAATTCTTCTGCTTTTTGCAGCAGGTCATCAATATCAATTCGCATTTTTTCTTCTAAGTCACTTGAATTAGGATTATCTCCAAAACCTTCTTCCCAAAACACAATAAAATGATCAGATTGTCTGCTGCGCACGAACGACCATTTACTGTCACTTTGTAACACATCCATATCGGCCATTTCAGCTGGTTTGTAATATTTCTGATAGTCGGGAACATCATCTTCTGTAAGCACTACAACATCAGACTTCGGCTCATCGCTCTCACTTCCATTATTGGGAGTTTGTGCTACAATGGAGTTGTTTTTTCCACAGGATGTAAACAGCAATAATATTATTACAAGGTGTATGATACAAAAGCCGGCATTTACCGGCTTTTGTTTGTTTAATATAACATTTAAAAGTTTCATTCAATATTATTCAAGGGTGGCAGTAATTATAAATCTAAAGAATTTTGAATCATCAGATGTATCCCGATAACCAACACTCAGGTTATATTTATTACCAGATGCAAGTTCAGGTGCTCTTCCGATATACAAAACCTTATCACTTAAATTAGTCTCTGCATATAAAGAGAATCCTGTTTCGCCCCAATTGCACACTTTTGCCTCATTGTTTAACCAATATCCCGGAGGATTGGCAGTATATCCGCTAGTTAAGTCCCATTCTGTTGATTCTATGTCTACCATATTCATATGAATAGTACCTCCACCATTGTGGTCAAAACTATTAACAAAATCATCTAAAGTCATACCAATATTATATTCAATGATATCTGCATATTGTTCCAGATCAATACCAAAACTATTGTAGTCTCCTGCAGGTATGGTAATACTTGTTAAAATAATGGATGGATCGGTAATGGATACATTAAATAGGAATCGGATATATTGATCGTAATCAGGCCCATTTACAGCAAAACCAACATTTATTTGAAAAACTGTTCCAGCTTTGGCACCTTCCAATGCGCTAACAATAAGTGTTTTGCTATTGGTGTCTATTTCAACAGTTGCGGTAAGGTTATTATCTCCTTCGGCAGATATAATC contains:
- a CDS encoding beta-L-arabinofuranosidase domain-containing protein, which encodes MQLKNLIKSTVFLGLVCSAISCNQPTDSRIETDGREVVDFKVLTFPLEDVKLLDGPFKHATELNEQSLLNYEPDRLLAKFRSEAGLEPKAEHYHGWEDNTIAGHSLGHYLAAICMMYKTTGNEEFLNRANYIVDQLEECQKADGDGYIGAFPDGKRILEEEVANGNIRSQGFDLNGIWVPYYTQHKVMMGLMDAYELCGNQKALEINKKFADWLQTVVKDLSDDQIQLMLNCEHGGINEALAELYAVTGDTTYMKMTDAFYHKSILDPLSINENILPGKHANTQVPKLVGLARIYELTGNEKDRSAAEFFWDRVVHHHSYVTGGHCNHEYFGAPDSLRDQLSDGTTETCNVYNMLKLSSHMFSWEAQPEVADFYERALFNHILSSQHPEDGRVIYNLSLEMGGHKVYQDPHWFTCCVGTGMENHSKYGRNIYYHNNNELYISQYIASELNWKDKGVKIIQDTQYPDEQGTQLTFKTEKPKEFTLQLRYPYWAEQGIEITVNDKAIAVNQKPGSFVSINRNWKDGDVVKLKMPFSLRLETMPDDSNRVAIMYGPLVLAGDLGPEDDLKVSELMYVPVLMSESRNPSDWMKPVEGKVNTFTTHDVGRPRDVVFKPFYQTHERRYSVYFDLFDQADWDEKQAEYRAKQDQKKKIDNMTIDFFQLGEMQPERDHNYEGDKVFVDQFKQKRYRQADRGGWFSFDMTVYSGQPMALVFEYWGGFPWSLTFDIFVNDQKLVTENLKNKRPGEFFYQVYELPDNLTVNGGKVKVKLVPHEGHRAGPVFSVRTIKR
- a CDS encoding glycoside hydrolase family 127 protein → MSKEDQKAPLTPVSFTDVKLTDAFWAPKIEINRTVSIPSAFGKCEETGRLDNFALAGGLIKTDHQGDFPFDDTDIYKVLEGASYTLAAQYDADLDNYLDSVITLIAAGQEDDGYLTTCVTNKCERLTGWYGKGRWDRLNSHELYNSGHLYEAAVAHYQATGKRSLLDIAIKNANLVNEVFGPKEGQKHVPSGHPIIEMALVKLYRVTNDKKYLDLARYFVDETGKGTNDHKLNAYSQDHMPVVEQEEAVGHAVRLGYLYSGVTDVASLLHDQQLMEATKRVWENVVSKKLYITGGIGSRAQGEGFGPDYELNNMTAYCETCASISNVYWNYRLFLNEHEAKYYDVLERTLYNGVISGVSLSGDKFFYDNPMESVHNHERAPWFGCACCPGNITRFMASVPGYMYATDKHTIYVNLFAQSSAKIPFGEETVAISQETKYPWEGKVTITIDEPSSTKMELKIRIPGWAHNQPVPSDLYHFANENKDAYTVSVNGEKESVKTEDGYILLNDKWNAGDQITIDFPMPVRKVIANEKATYDQDKIAYQRGPVVYCFEDKDNHDGFMFDNYASADAKVTDEFDASLLGGVVKLKMPAQRISSDKGETDEETVELTAIPYYAWNNRGTSNMLVWLAANKETAIAKQAPSLESKATPTASSGWAPGLNDGFDPKNSGDVDKSYFYWWLKEGSEETVDYEFESPVTIAQSSVYWLNMDHYDGNYRVPEHWSILYKNKAGEWNEIETSDEYGVDLDQYNTINFKPVETTAIRIKAKLQEGESAGILEWKLK
- a CDS encoding beta-L-arabinofuranosidase domain-containing protein, which codes for MKKIAFLLLSCIVFTTYAQDKNSGYPISPVPFTSVKVNDAFWGQRLKASREVTIPLAFSKCEETGRYQNFINAAHPNDTIKVGGLSFDDTDVYKTIEGASYSMQTFPDAKLDHYIDSILVIVKAAQEPDGYLYTSRTMNPKHPHEWAGSKRWEKEEDLSHELYNLGHMVEGAIAHYQATGKTNFLDIAKAYADCAVREVGDGHDQACVVPGHQIAEMALAKLYVVTGEQKYLDLAKFLLDKRGYTTIKTEYSQSHKPVLEQDEAVGHAVRAAYMYSGMADVAALTGDTSYIHAIDRIWDNIVGKKLYITGGIGATNHGEAFGKNYELPNMSAYCETCAAIGNVYMNYRLFLLHGESKYYDVLERTLYNGLISGVSLDGDGFFYPNPLESIGQHQRQAWFGCACCPSNVSRFIPSVPGYIYAVHNSDLYVNLFMSNTSTLDVNSKKVNLTQKTSYPWNGDIAIEVNPEKKQSFNLKIRVPGWVQGQVVPSDLYSFADKKRLSYTVMVNGKVVESKLTNGYFTISRKWSKGDKVSVHFDMETRVVKAHPLVEADQGKVSFERGPIVYCAEWPDNDFSVLSAFIPQKPEFKVTEKPDMLYGLNMIQTSAQVLAYNKEGKIEVEDVELNLIPYYAWAHRGSGEMAVWFSNELRSTRPVQQPTLASESKVNASHMVKAISAVNDRLIPKDEHDRSIPYYHWWPKQGTIEWISYEFQEENTVSSSSVIWYDDAPWGGCRIPEAWKIYYKDSEGNWTPVENDTDYPIVKGTLNTISFKPVTTKAVKIEVQLPDDNAAGLFEWEVE
- a CDS encoding DUF4859 domain-containing protein; this translates as MKLLNVILNKQKPVNAGFCIIHLVIILLLFTSCGKNNSIVAQTPNNGSESDEPKSDVVVLTEDDVPDYQKYYKPAEMADMDVLQSDSKWSFVRSRQSDHFIVFWEEGFGDNPNSSDLEEKMRIDIDDLLQKAEEFFSININTLKFADLGTSKTNLETYKMQIYLHYTEEWMAFGAGYDDVIGALWVNPATCKPVGSTIAHEIGHSFQYQVYADLLAHGEIANDFTRGFRYGFGGNGGNAFWEQTAQWQAFQSYPMEAFSSYNFSVYCNNYHRHICDEHQRYASYWMHYFWTDKHGIDAVARVWRESVSPEDPLETYMRIYDLSVSDLNDEIYEAATKFVTWDLDAIRSNGKNHIGQLKYKFYQLEDGSYQVAYSHCPGSTGYNVIPLNVPGAGTTVTTMFTALSPGSDLAPNDPGNYADNETTLVTTHYNTGSQARAGWRYGYVALLTDGKRVYGEMNQNTSAEIDFIIPANCERLWLVVTGAPKTYIAHPWDEIESNDDQWPYIVKFSNTDLLGNVTVDTDKNPENLTLTYNLEFKADKENYTGKIVNLFTNGDIAKVAQALSIQPSDISSNILEAKSSPAEGKIAFAAIEPDESLNYETTANGYGFWFDSNGSVIEWGESNDSKLYCELDAGVMQFSIGQFPGKSSAGDSYQIKEALVYTKGGSQYVVTFIFNVGLQ
- a CDS encoding DUF4859 domain-containing protein, whose protein sequence is MKKINIYFLATCFLIGLYSCEDYDDFSSKHVYSEDENPYLRVDADASIISDTEFEVGRFEPYTIQLDDYAEKFETEMGMTVDQVISGLNNGTVLFYNINLSRNIWNKAAKTKGSNGWYYNSSGIISAEGDNNLTATVEIDTNSKTLIVSALEGAKAGTVFQINVGFAVNGPDYDQYIRFLFNVSITDPSIILTSITIPAGDYNSFGIDLEQYADIIEYNIGMTLDDFVNSFDHNGGGTIHMNMVDIESTEWDLTSGYTANPPGYWLNNEAKVCNWGETGFSLYAETNLSDKVLYIGRAPELASGNKYNLSVGYRDTSDDSKFFRFIITATLE